In Pseudemcibacter aquimaris, the sequence GTGACTTTTTTCTTGGTACGTCTGATCAGGGCATTCAATCGTTCAAGCAGTTCTTCAAAATGAAACGGTTTTCCCAGATAATCATCTGCGCCCGCCTGGAAACCATCCACACGTTCCTGCCAATCATCACGCGCGGTCAAAATAAGTACGGCGGATGCATTGCCGTCTTTACGCCAGTTTTTAAGAACCTCTAACCCCGAAATATCCGGCAAGCCAATATCAAGGATCACAACATCATAAGAAATTTCATTTCCCATAAACTCGGCGTCCTCGCCTGTGGTGATAAGATCAACGGCAAAGCCCTTTGATTTTAAATCGTCGGCTAATCTCGGCCCTAATTTCGGATCATCTTCAACAAGTAATAGCCGCATTATTCATCCTTAAGATGCGATGCATCTTCCCCTGTTCTGCCATCAATCAGATGGACATCAACGACGCCGTTTTCTTTAAGAATTTCAAAATAATAAATAAGGTTTCCGTCAAAACTGACCAATTCGACCTCAATTATTCTGTCATTTTCGGCTCTGGGAATTTTGCTAAGGATATATTCATAATCCAGCACATTACCGCTTTCGAGGTGTTCATTTATTTCACCACGGGAAAGGGAACTG encodes:
- a CDS encoding response regulator transcription factor, which codes for MRLLLVEDDPKLGPRLADDLKSKGFAVDLITTGEDAEFMGNEISYDVVILDIGLPDISGLEVLKNWRKDGNASAVLILTARDDWQERVDGFQAGADDYLGKPFHFEELLERLNALIRRTKKKVTKTMECGDIKLDENRQSVIKGDKEHPLTGTEFRLLRYMILHQNEILSKGHLTDHIYDDGSDKDSNVIEVYVRRLRNLLGAEYIKTKRGQGYIFGIDQ
- a CDS encoding PepSY domain-containing protein, whose amino-acid sequence is MKVRLFAINTILIFMVLFLSNASAQLVGSSSLSRGEINEHLESGNVLDYEYILSKIPRAENDRIIEVELVSFDGNLIYYFEILKENGVVDVHLIDGRTGEDASHLKDE